The Bacillus sp. B-jedd sequence GAATGCTAGGGGTTCGGCAATTGGTCAGTTCCTTACGAGGATCTGCGAACCATATCTTGAACCATTCAGAAGGTTCATTCCGCCTCTAGGCATGATTGATATTTCTCCAATTGTTGCGATTATTGTACTGAGATTTGCATCTGAAGGACTCAAAAAAGTTTTTATCTGGTTATAATTTCTTTATTTGCAAAAATAGTGCAATGGACA is a genomic window containing:
- a CDS encoding YggT family protein: MGMIYGILSNLIMLYYWALIIYILMSWFPNARGSAIGQFLTRICEPYLEPFRRFIPPLGMIDISPIVAIIVLRFASEGLKKVFIWL